The proteins below come from a single Vanessa cardui chromosome 7, ilVanCard2.1, whole genome shotgun sequence genomic window:
- the LOC124530992 gene encoding Fanconi anemia group D2 protein, whose amino-acid sequence MKIKRTPQREVSESPSKRVKSINSNDYFETTLDESGLQLHSPPEKCMTSHETILITRNLRKNLQKHKDYPRNVSEFFENLKQRCDEQTYLKHFLYPNIVRTAGETSTESHLNDSLIKILLNIPVLQNKLMDYIFEKAIDLAADSKCGPWIQAILKCFSNLDNVVDSDKIATNLINLLDVTSEKMVRLEIITAIPDIIGDQAHENIASEMSRILSEDHDLVPAILDCLSYLCLSDEQYQELQKKTLNILMALPKCNHFPNFVKFLLMPGRTVDTAYYEAVLGLRNALGWPTSIAKPQDIATSQILTVSAIRTSVVSSKVIANAWLKVISNCQLSADHKPIDFVIILILYSTSEEKQKQVESVIKKQVKLNILNEELLDDAFTMFKPILKDYLKTLISLTNSLLKCRGDVEVQQFASHIYTLMLSKLEDCCQSVVAELLQLGLDSKQCVMNILTILNNVAVKDMTLLKPQSVQMLTLLDRMDDMTLSEIRAVMNLVCGLAYSYENSVIRDDIHMIVRKELGSSNPTVKIQGILAGVHAVKYLMASTDEEVSIESVEDVSYGTINHLPEGDLREAAQIIELISRSTRQFPDMIAFFYDELYKIVQSVDYINSHFLNWITEAVTNDLQQNFIVDSLECNTFEDLKLDMQYCLNSDSEMDNVIAINIAGLTLNTKQDVSILILSPLFQLVQALHNKKHDGNLSSIDALLGCPVIMPIFDIDLIENMSNTTITQVLDCQVHCVNWFRELLNAFASQNDPALKSKILNRILNIQKLEKTIEEILLQSNLVYKPPVSTFNLNNSKIHANEKKNIKVQNAKTKVQKKTQDVSVLTETLKSQASVRNNNVVKSKTTRQVQSIPFRPLNLTLLNLLKCELTDGKNPEKNLTMEVFIFLLKYINCHLESILLSKIKKNTFLTKKDDTEAYNIKKAEECAQLVNEMLPKLVNHMKFITTYLDENYFIELEKDDNDLLYDSDMLSYLCGLEHILNICTTYFKWIGFKTQHKSLLKTSLRTIAHSLEGENSTYVQDLVLAVAKYLQRHEKYCIQLTTAVSLFEYFKAIQEYSSSPMLTQIIKELAKKFLSNQWKTSDGVAEKGLFLNQCVDDFARVYFTNNQILELKNITLLLVNDVQEMAKVRNSTLNSFQCVNKANFPIIYRNLGGALFLATKTQLNKRLTNCEHLDLWKNVGLILKCMLEIAKTLESRNNLAAFFKKTLPIIKLFITHGIPIMELEFKNKTQEILELLKTLQQITRFLQSLCCHSRLKKDTALINKVPYVRQLLETLLYKVKAMLAANNCSEAFWMGNLKNKDIHGEIISTQENEENDGSGDDCDEQLPEDDDSDVTDDEMLNPDSRSLSDIV is encoded by the coding sequence ATGAAGATAAAAAGGACACCTCAGAGAGAAGTCAGTGAAAGCCCCAGCAAAAGGGTTAAAAGTATTAACAGTAATGATTACTTTGAAACTACTTTAGACGAAAGTGGCTTACAATTACATTCACCGCCTGAAAAGTGTATGACATCAcatgaaacaattttaattactcgaaatttaagaaaaaatttgCAAAAACATAAAGATTATCCGCGAAACGTGTCTGAATTCTTTGAAAACTTAAAACAAAGATGTGATGAGCAAACATATTTGAAACACTTTTTATATCCAAACATTGTTCGAACAGCCGGCGAAACATCTACTGAATCCCATTTGAATGACAGtctaattaaaatcttattgaATATTCCTGTACTACAGAACAAATTGATGGATTACATCTTTGAAAAAGCCATTGATTTAGCTGCTGATTCTAAATGCGGACCATGGATACAAGcaatattgaaatgtttttcaaatttagatAATGTAGTTGACAGCGATAAAATTGCTACAAATCTCATAAATCTTTTGGATGTAACATCAGAAAAAATGGTTCGTTTGGAAATTATTACAGCTATTCCTGATATAATAGGAGATCAGGCACATGAGAACATTGCCTCAGAGATGAGTCGGATATTGAGCGAGGACCATGACCTTGTACCAGCTATTTTAGATTGTCTATCTTATCTATGTTTATCTGATGAGCAATACCAAgaattacaaaagaaaacattaaatattttaatggcatTGCCAAAATGTAATCACTTTCcgaattttgttaaattccttCTAATGCCTGGACGAACTGTTGACACTGCATATTATGAAGCTGTGCTCGGTCTAAGGAATGCACTTGGTTGGCCAACATCAATTGCAAAACCACAAGATATTGCTACTAGCCAGATTTTGACTGTTTCTGCCATAAGGACATCTGTTGTATCATCAAAAGTTATTGCAAATGCTTGGTTAAAAGTTATTTCAAATTGTCAACTCAGTGCTGACCATAAACCAATTGattttgtaatcattttaattttgtattccaCAAGTGAAGAAAAGCAAAAGCAAGTGGAGAGTGTGATTAAAAaacaagttaaattaaatattttaaatgaagaatTGTTAGATGACGCTTTTACAATGTTTAAACCAATAttgaaagattatttaaaaacccTCATAAGTTTAACAAATTCTCTTTTGAAATGTCGAGGCGATGTTGAAGTTCAGCAATTTGCTTcacatatttatactttaatgttGTCTAAACTTGAGGATTGCTGTCAGAGTGTAGTTGCAGAATTACTGCAACTAGGACTAGACAGCAAACAATGTGTTATGAACAtactaacaattttaaataatgttgcaGTTAAAGACATGACATTATTAAAACCTCAAAGTGTTCAAATGTTGACTCTACTTGATAGAATGGATGATATGACATTATCAGAAATACGAGCTGTTATGAATTTAGTTTGTGGTCTTGCGTATAGTTATGAAAATTCAGTCATTAGAGATGACATACATATGATTGTCAGAAAAGAATTAGGAAGTTCAAACCCGACAGTGAAGATTCAAGGTATTCTGGCTGGTGTACATGCTGTGAAATACCTAATGGCCTCCACTGATGAAGAAGTTTCCATAGAATCCGTTGAAGATGTTAGTTATGGAACTATTAACCATCTACCAGAGGGTGATCTTCGGGAGGCAGCAcaaattatagaattaattagTCGCAGCACAAGACAGTTTCCTGACATGATAGCATTCTTTTATGATGAACTGTATAAAATAGTGCAATCAGTTGATTATATAAATTCACATTTTCTCAATTGGATTACTGAAGCTGTGACTAATGATTTACAGCaaaattttattgttgataGCTTGGAATGTAACACATTTGAGGATTTGAAGCTGGACATGCAATATTGTCTCAATTCAGATAGTGAAATGGATAATGTTATAGCCATTAATATTGCTGGATTAACACTAAATACAAAACAAGATGTTagcattttaattttgtctcCACTTTTCCAACTTGTCCAAGCACTACACAACAAAAAGCATGATGGAAATTTATCAAGTATAGATGCATTGTTGGGATGTCCAGTTATTATGCCAATTTTCGATATTGATTTAATTGAGAATATGagtaatacaacaataacacaGGTTTTAGATTGTCAAGTACATTGTGTTAATTGGTTTCGAGAATTGTTGAATGCATTTGCTTCTCAAAATGATCCCGCTTTGAAATCAAAGATTTTAaacagaatattaaatatacaaaagctGGAAAAAACTATAGAAGAAATTCTGTTGCAAAGTAATTTAGTGTATAAGCCACCAGTGTCtactttcaatttaaataatagtaagaTTCATGccaatgagaaaaaaaatattaaagtacaaaATGCCAAAACAAAAGTACAGAAAAAAACACAAGATGTTTCTGTTCTTACCGAGACTTTAAAAAGTCAAGCAAGTGTACGAAATAACAATGTTGTGAAAAGCAAAACCACAAGGCAAGTCCAAAGCATACCATTTAGACCACTGAACTTGACATTACTGAATCTTCTAAAATGTGAATTGACTGATGGTAAGAACCCCGAAAAGAACCTAACAATGGAAGTTTTTATTTtcctattgaaatatataaactgTCATTTAGAAAGCATATTactttcgaaaattaaaaaaaacacatttctcACGAAAAAAGATGACACAGaggcttataatattaaaaaagcagaAGAATGTGCCCAACTTGTCAATGAAATGCTGCCAAAACTTGTAAATCATATGAAGTTCATTACAACATACTTAgatgaaaattatttcattgaacTTGAAAAAGATGATAACGACCTTTTATATGATAGTGATATGCTGAGCTATCTATGTGGCCTTGAACACATATTGAACATCTgtactacatattttaaatggatTGGTTTTAAAACCCAACATAAAAGTTTGTTGAAAACATCTCTACGTACTATTGCACACAGCCTGGAAGGAGAAAACTCGACTTATGTTCAAGATTTAGTATTAGCTGTTGCTAAATATTTACAGAGACATGAGAAATACTGCATTCAGCTTACCACAGCTGTGTCATTGTTTGAGTATTTCAAAGCAATTCAGGAATATTCTTCAAGTCCCATGTTAACGCAAATAATTAAAGAGCTGGCAAAGAAATTCCTTTCTAATCAGTGGAAAACCTCTGATGGTGTTGCTGAAAAGGGTCTATTTCTTAATCAGTGTGTTGATGATTTTGCTAgagtttattttacaaacaatcAAATTTTAGAACTGAAAAATATAACACTTTTATTAGTCAATGATGTACAAGAGATGGCAAAGGTACGTAACAGTACATTAAATTCATTTCAATGTGTTAATAAGGCGAACTTTCccataatatatagaaatttaGGAGGTGCACTTTTCCTAGCAACCAAAACGCAGTTAAATAAAAGGTTAACTAATTGTGAACATTTAGATTTATGGAAAAATGTGGGATTAATTTTGAAGTGTATGTTAGAAATTGCTAAAACACTTGAGAGCAGAAACAATTTAGCTGCCTTTTTTAAGAAAACTCTTCCAATTATAAAGCTATTTATTACCCATGGAATACCTATAATGGAGTTggaattcaaaaacaaaacacaggAAATACTGGAATTATTGAAAACTTTACAACAAATCACAAGATTCCTGCAGTCATTGTGTTGCCATTCTAGATTGAAAAAAGATACTGCATTAATTAATAAGGTACCATATGTAAGGCAACTGTTGGAAActcttttatataaagttaaagcTATGTTGGCTGCAAATAACTGTTCTGAAGCATTTTGGATGggaaatcttaaaaataaggaTATCCATGGAGAAATTATTTCCACCCAGGAAAATGAAGAAAATGATGGATCAGGGGATGATTGTGATGAACAACTACCAGAGGATGATGATAGTGATGTTACAGATGATGAAATGCTTAATCCTGATTCACGAAGTCTTAGTGacatagtttaa
- the LOC124530830 gene encoding chromobox protein homolog 5-like, with translation MGKDKKTETSDGSSEEEYVVEKVLNKRTVKGKVQYLLKWKGYKEEESTWEPEENLDCEELIKTFEDSRKEKEAKAKKTEERTKKRRRESSDDTSTTGRKGRGTSVSSLEEHKDSKKEKKDDKAKSGFEKGLKAEKIIGASDATGELMFLIKWADSDEAELVPAKVANVKCPQQVIAFYEERLTWHTPAESE, from the exons atgggtAAAGACAAAAAGACAGAAACCAGCGACGGTTCCAGTGAAGAAGAGTACGTTGTTGAAAAGGTTTTAAATAAGAGAACTGTAAAGGGAAAG GTACAGTATCTTCTAAAATGGAAAGGTTATAAAGAAGAGGAAAGTACTTGGGAGCCAGAAGAAAATCTGGACTGCGAGGAATTGATTAAAACATTTGAAGACAGCAGGAAGGAAAAAGAG gcgAAAGCGAAAAAAACTGAAGAGCGCACCAAAAAACGGAGGCGTGAATCTAGTGACGACACAAGCACAACCGGCCGCAAGGGACGAGGGACCAGCGTGTCGTCTCTGGAGGAACACAAAGACTCGAAGAAGGAAAAGAAAGACGACAAGGCAAAGTCGGGTTTCGAGAAGGGCCTTAAAGCAGAAAAAATTATAG GAGCATCAGACGCTACAGGAGAgttgatgtttttaataaaatgggcAGACTCGGATGAAGCTGAACTCGTACCAGCTAAAGTTGCTAATGTTAAGTGCCCACAACAG GTAATTGCATTCTATGAAGAGAGGTTGACATGGCACACCCCAGCCGAGTCGGAGTGA